From Xiphophorus hellerii strain 12219 chromosome 20, Xiphophorus_hellerii-4.1, whole genome shotgun sequence, the proteins below share one genomic window:
- the LOC116709817 gene encoding ADP-ribose glycohydrolase OARD1-like, with protein MNMGKTEKLYQSTNWTLKYVTGDLFSCPRDESLAHCISEDCRMGAGIAVMFKKKFGRVSELKEQKKLPGQCAVLTHDQRFIYYLITKKKASQKPTYVNLRQSLEDMKSHCLENGVNRISIPRFVGTTVNK; from the exons ATGAACATGGGTAAAACTGAGAAACTCTATCAATCAACCAACTGGACATTGAAGTATGTCACCGGAGATTTATTCTCCTGTCCACGCGATGAATCCTTGGCCCACTGCATCAGTGAAGACTGTCGCATGGGAGCAGGCATAGCGGTGATGTTCAAGAAGAAGTTTGGTCGAGTCTCAGAGTTAAAGGAGCAGA AGAAGCTGCCGGGGCAGTGTGCTGTCCTGACACATGATCAACGTTTCATCTACTATCTG atcacaaagaaaaaagccagCCAGAAACCCACGTATGTCAACCTAAGACAGAGTCTGGAAGACATGAAATCTCACTGCTTAGAAAATGGTGTCAATAGGATATCAATACCCCGGTTTGTAGGAACTACTGTGAATAAATGA